A genomic segment from Spinacia oleracea cultivar Varoflay chromosome 3, BTI_SOV_V1, whole genome shotgun sequence encodes:
- the LOC110783840 gene encoding ATPase GET3B isoform X1: protein MASAFIRSFASSMSLVGFPHHPSNCAIPLPLIRLNPTFNSKFPHLHLHVRRNPHRFLFQVRSVVSPAEASAGFEEMTSGTKRKYYMLGGKGGVGKTSCAASLAVKFANSGHPTLVVSTDPAHSLSDSFAQDLTGGTLVPVEGLESPLFALEINPDKAREDFRDMSQRNGGTGVKDFMDGMGLGMLSEQLGELKLGELLDTPPPGLDEALAISKVIQFLESQEYSMFTRIVFDTAPTGHTLRLLSLPDFLDASIGKILKLRQKITSATSALKSVFGQEKPPQQDAAGKLEKLRERMVQVRELFRDTDSTEFVIVTIPTVMAINESARLSASLKKENVPVKRLIVNQILPPSTSDCKFCAMKRKDQMRALEVIQSDPELAPLTLIQAPLVDVEIRGVPALKFLGDIVWK, encoded by the exons ATGGCGAGTGCGTTCATCCGCTCATTTGCTTCGTCCATGTCGCTAGTTGGGTTCCCTCATCATCCCTCCAATTGCGCTATTCCTCTTCCTCTGATACGACTCAATCCTACCTTCAACTCTAAGTTCCCTCACCTTCATCTCCATGTCCGCAGAAATCCTCACCGGTTTTTGTTTCAGG TGAGGTCAGTAGTTTCTCCGGCAGAAGCCTCAGCTGGCTTTGAAGAAATGACCTCAGGGACCAAGAGGAAGTATTACATGCTTGGAGGTAAGGGAGGTGTTGGGAAAACAAGCTGTGCAGCATCTCTAGCTGTAAAATTTGCTAACAGTGGGCACCCTACTCTGGTGGTTTCGACAGATCCAGCTCATTCACTGAGTGATTCTTTTGCGCAG GATCTGACTGGAGGAACATTGGTGCCCGTTGAAGGGCTTGAGTCTCCACTCTTTGCTCTTGAG ATAAACCCAGATAAGGCAAGGGAAGATTTCCGTGATATGAGTCAGAGAAATGGAGGAACTGGGGTAAAAGATTTCATGGATGGCATGGGCCTTGGCATGTTATCAGAGCAG CTAGGAGAGTTGAAACTTGGGGAGCTTCTTGACACACCACCGCCTGGCTTAGATGAAGCTCTCGCAATTTCCAAA GTGATACAATTCCTTGAATCACAAGAATATAGTATGTTCACTCGAATTGTTTTTGACACTGCTCCAACG GGTCATACATTGCGACTTTTATCGTTGCCAGATTTTTTAGATGCCTCCATTGGTAAGATACTAAAG CTAAGACAGAAAATTACATCCGCTACTTCAGCCCTTAAATCTGTTTTTGGGCAGGAAAAGCCACCACAACAGGATGCT GCCGGAAAACTGGAGAAGCTACGTGAAAGAATGGTTCAAGTACGTGAGCTATTTCGGGATACAGACTCGACAGAGTTCGTCATAGTCACTATTCCAACG GTCATGGCCATTAATGAATCAGCCAGACTCTCTGCTTCTCTAAAGAAGGAAAATGTGCCTGTCAAGAGGCTTATTGTGAATCAAATTCTGCCACCATCGACATCAGATTGCAAATTCTGTGCAATGAAGAGGAAG GATCAGATGCGTGCACTTGAAGTGATACAGAGTGATCCTGAACTCGCCCCCTTGACTTTGATTCAGGCACCACTTGTTGATGTAGAGATCAGAGGTGTTCCAGCTCTTAAATTTTTGGGTGACATTGTCTGGAAGTGA
- the LOC110783840 gene encoding ATPase GET3B isoform X2, which translates to MASAFIRSFASSMSLVGFPHHPSNCAIPLPLIRLNPTFNSKFPHLHLHVRRNPHRFLFQVRSVVSPAEASAGFEEMTSGTKRKYYMLGGKGGVGKTSCAASLAVKFANSGHPTLVVSTDPAHSLSDSFAQDLTGGTLVPVEGLESPLFALEINPDKAREDFRDMSQRNGGTGVKDFMDGMGLGMLSEQLGELKLGELLDTPPPGLDEALAISKVIQFLESQEYSMFTRIVFDTAPTGHTLRLLSLPDFLDASIGKILKLRQKITSATSALKSVFGQEKPPQQDAAGKLEKLRERMVQVRELFRDTDSTEFVIVTIPTVMAINESARLSASLKKENVPVKRLIVNQILPPSTSDCKFCAMKRKIHVLNSNSKSSNHGMPEAR; encoded by the exons ATGGCGAGTGCGTTCATCCGCTCATTTGCTTCGTCCATGTCGCTAGTTGGGTTCCCTCATCATCCCTCCAATTGCGCTATTCCTCTTCCTCTGATACGACTCAATCCTACCTTCAACTCTAAGTTCCCTCACCTTCATCTCCATGTCCGCAGAAATCCTCACCGGTTTTTGTTTCAGG TGAGGTCAGTAGTTTCTCCGGCAGAAGCCTCAGCTGGCTTTGAAGAAATGACCTCAGGGACCAAGAGGAAGTATTACATGCTTGGAGGTAAGGGAGGTGTTGGGAAAACAAGCTGTGCAGCATCTCTAGCTGTAAAATTTGCTAACAGTGGGCACCCTACTCTGGTGGTTTCGACAGATCCAGCTCATTCACTGAGTGATTCTTTTGCGCAG GATCTGACTGGAGGAACATTGGTGCCCGTTGAAGGGCTTGAGTCTCCACTCTTTGCTCTTGAG ATAAACCCAGATAAGGCAAGGGAAGATTTCCGTGATATGAGTCAGAGAAATGGAGGAACTGGGGTAAAAGATTTCATGGATGGCATGGGCCTTGGCATGTTATCAGAGCAG CTAGGAGAGTTGAAACTTGGGGAGCTTCTTGACACACCACCGCCTGGCTTAGATGAAGCTCTCGCAATTTCCAAA GTGATACAATTCCTTGAATCACAAGAATATAGTATGTTCACTCGAATTGTTTTTGACACTGCTCCAACG GGTCATACATTGCGACTTTTATCGTTGCCAGATTTTTTAGATGCCTCCATTGGTAAGATACTAAAG CTAAGACAGAAAATTACATCCGCTACTTCAGCCCTTAAATCTGTTTTTGGGCAGGAAAAGCCACCACAACAGGATGCT GCCGGAAAACTGGAGAAGCTACGTGAAAGAATGGTTCAAGTACGTGAGCTATTTCGGGATACAGACTCGACAGAGTTCGTCATAGTCACTATTCCAACG GTCATGGCCATTAATGAATCAGCCAGACTCTCTGCTTCTCTAAAGAAGGAAAATGTGCCTGTCAAGAGGCTTATTGTGAATCAAATTCTGCCACCATCGACATCAGATTGCAAATTCTGTGCAATGAAGAGGAAG attcatgttctaaattccaattccaaatcctcaaaccaTGGAATGCCGGAGGCAAGGTGA